From Mucilaginibacter rubeus, a single genomic window includes:
- a CDS encoding SDR family oxidoreductase — MTKTIFITGASSGLGKATAKLFQSKGWNVIATMRSPQHQQELSALANVTLLPLDVNDPKQITECVTKAAGLGKIDVVFNNAGHGLFGPLESYDDEQIAGLINTNLLGVIRVTKAFIPHFRQQGGGLFITTSSMGGMTAFPFSSMYHATKWGIEGFSESMYFELSKFNIGIKNILPGGIRTDYVGRSMAHGIHEVEAYQPSIDKVNSIMSHLLLPENLTPAEDIAEVVFEAVTDGKDQLRYIAGEDGKALYKTRTEMGGEVFRKHFDQVFFS; from the coding sequence ATGACAAAGACAATATTTATCACCGGTGCCTCATCTGGCCTGGGTAAAGCTACCGCCAAATTATTTCAAAGCAAAGGATGGAATGTTATAGCAACCATGCGCTCACCTCAACATCAGCAAGAGCTATCAGCACTGGCAAATGTTACCTTGTTGCCCCTTGATGTTAATGACCCGAAACAAATTACCGAGTGTGTAACAAAGGCTGCCGGCTTAGGAAAGATCGACGTAGTATTTAACAACGCAGGGCATGGATTATTTGGCCCCTTAGAAAGTTATGACGACGAGCAGATAGCAGGATTGATAAACACCAATTTATTAGGCGTTATCAGGGTAACCAAAGCTTTTATACCGCATTTCAGGCAACAGGGTGGCGGATTATTTATAACAACATCATCTATGGGCGGTATGACTGCCTTTCCATTCAGCTCCATGTATCATGCAACCAAATGGGGTATAGAAGGGTTTAGCGAGAGTATGTATTTTGAGCTTTCGAAGTTTAATATCGGTATTAAAAACATTTTACCGGGCGGCATCAGAACCGATTACGTAGGCCGTTCAATGGCCCATGGTATCCACGAGGTTGAAGCTTATCAACCGTCAATTGATAAGGTTAACAGTATCATGAGCCATCTTTTACTTCCTGAAAACCTTACACCTGCCGAGGATATTGCTGAAGTAGTATTTGAAGCTGTGACTGATGGCAAGGATCAGTTAAGGTATATTGCAGGCGAAGACGGAAAGGCCTTATATAAAACCCGGACTGAGATGGGCGGGGAGGTGTTTCGCAAGCATTTTGACCAGGTTTTCTTTAGTTAA
- a CDS encoding helix-turn-helix domain-containing protein has product MKKELIRIRSINELHRHYQCGTPRHPLVSVIDLKTIRHNLLEQGEAYQMSLYIISCKSFKGNLHYGRQLYDFEEGSLLFTAPEQVISSEPEVQLEEGWALFFHPDLINGTVLGRNIHQYSFFLYDLNEALHVSDEEKQVLLDCVKKIEREYSQNIDKHTQGLIVSNIELLLSYCNRFYDRQFLTRAKTNHDIVQRFELLLNEYFTRETLVNDGLPEVKYFASKLIISPNYLSDLLHKYTGKTTLEHIHLQLIEKAKLLLWERGKSVSEVAYQLGFDHPSHFTKIFKSKTGFTPKAYRSNN; this is encoded by the coding sequence ATGAAAAAAGAACTGATCCGTATCCGTTCCATCAATGAGTTGCACCGGCATTATCAATGTGGTACGCCACGTCATCCGCTGGTTTCGGTTATCGACCTTAAAACAATCCGGCATAATTTGTTGGAGCAAGGCGAGGCTTACCAAATGTCCCTTTATATCATCTCTTGCAAGAGTTTCAAGGGTAACCTGCATTATGGCAGGCAGCTTTATGATTTTGAGGAAGGATCGCTGTTGTTCACTGCTCCTGAACAGGTGATCAGTTCGGAGCCTGAAGTTCAGTTGGAGGAGGGCTGGGCCTTATTCTTTCATCCGGATTTGATTAACGGTACTGTGCTTGGCCGAAATATTCATCAGTATTCTTTTTTTCTGTATGATTTGAATGAAGCCCTGCATGTTTCGGACGAGGAGAAGCAAGTACTGCTGGATTGTGTTAAAAAGATTGAACGGGAATATTCACAAAATATAGATAAGCACACCCAGGGCTTAATCGTGAGTAATATTGAATTACTGCTTAGTTATTGTAACCGATTTTACGATCGCCAGTTTTTGACGCGGGCCAAAACAAATCATGACATTGTGCAGCGTTTTGAGCTATTGCTGAACGAATATTTCACACGTGAAACACTGGTTAATGATGGCTTACCGGAAGTGAAATATTTTGCTTCGAAACTTATTATCTCGCCTAATTACCTGTCCGATCTGTTGCATAAATATACCGGCAAAACAACGCTTGAGCATATTCATTTACAGCTTATTGAAAAGGCGAAACTGTTACTTTGGGAAAGGGGTAAGTCGGTTAGTGAAGTTGCCTATCAGCTCGGGTTTGATCATCCTTCACATTTTACAAAGATCTTCAAAAGCAAAACCGGCTTTACGCCAAAAGCATACCGAAGTAACAACTGA
- a CDS encoding glycoside hydrolase family 43 protein, whose translation MKLLTLRFFAFLLLWTTINQCTAQTTTAVIPGDFPDPTVIATPNGYYAAGTSSEWAPHFPVYHSTDLKTWKQVGYVFDKAPEWTVGSFWAPEYYHINKTYYIYYTARRKSDNVSCIGVATSNYPDHGFTDRGIIVDHGKEAIDPFIYNDNGQLYISFKAYGLDNRPIELLACKLSADGLKTEGEMFSLLKDDKRIGMEGQSILKNGKYYYLFYSAGGCCGVRCSYHVKVARATSFSGPYDKYDGEELLKPAAGWKCSGHGTFVKSTTGQYFYLCHAYNERSEVFTGREGVLATLSWPKNNGWPIMKAVATPRQLPGIHDTFTTNKPALYWQYDFHNASPVVKQGNGKFNLSGQVSEKNKAGIVYGVRPVSDHFDMTTTVSNSNNALKGLAFYGTVNSALGIGTSGKQVKLWMIKDGSFTVIDSVTIASDAPVRLKFSMAPDRTCKAYYAAPNQDWKEISAGKSIPVDFLPQWDRPQRIGLFFKGEPTESAQFSTFDIVNK comes from the coding sequence ATGAAATTATTAACCTTACGTTTCTTTGCTTTCCTGCTTTTATGGACAACCATAAATCAATGTACCGCCCAAACAACCACAGCTGTTATACCCGGTGATTTTCCGGATCCTACCGTTATTGCTACCCCCAACGGTTATTACGCAGCGGGAACATCATCAGAGTGGGCCCCGCATTTCCCTGTTTATCATTCAACCGACCTCAAGACCTGGAAACAGGTTGGATATGTGTTTGATAAGGCACCCGAATGGACTGTAGGATCATTCTGGGCGCCGGAATATTATCATATTAATAAAACCTACTACATTTATTATACTGCACGGCGTAAATCCGATAATGTTTCCTGCATCGGTGTAGCAACATCAAATTATCCCGATCATGGTTTTACAGACCGTGGAATTATCGTTGACCATGGGAAAGAAGCCATAGATCCTTTTATATACAATGACAATGGACAATTGTATATCTCATTCAAAGCATACGGCCTCGATAACCGCCCTATCGAACTCCTGGCTTGTAAACTTTCGGCAGATGGTTTGAAAACCGAAGGAGAAATGTTCTCGCTCTTGAAAGATGATAAACGTATAGGTATGGAGGGACAAAGCATCTTAAAAAACGGGAAGTATTACTACCTGTTTTATTCTGCCGGAGGTTGCTGTGGTGTACGTTGCAGCTACCATGTTAAGGTAGCAAGGGCTACCAGCTTTTCCGGTCCGTATGACAAGTATGACGGTGAAGAGTTGCTAAAACCTGCAGCTGGTTGGAAATGCAGCGGACACGGAACCTTCGTTAAAAGTACTACCGGACAATACTTTTATCTGTGCCACGCATACAATGAGCGTAGTGAAGTTTTCACTGGGCGCGAGGGCGTGTTGGCTACGCTTTCATGGCCCAAAAACAATGGATGGCCTATCATGAAAGCGGTTGCTACACCACGCCAGCTTCCAGGGATACATGATACCTTTACCACTAACAAGCCCGCACTATATTGGCAGTATGATTTCCACAACGCCAGCCCTGTTGTAAAACAAGGTAATGGCAAGTTTAATTTATCGGGCCAGGTGTCTGAAAAAAATAAAGCCGGGATTGTATATGGTGTTCGCCCGGTATCCGATCATTTCGATATGACTACGACTGTATCTAACAGCAATAACGCGCTTAAAGGCCTGGCCTTTTATGGCACTGTCAATTCGGCTTTAGGAATTGGCACTTCGGGTAAGCAAGTAAAATTATGGATGATTAAAGACGGCAGTTTTACTGTTATTGATTCTGTTACCATAGCATCTGATGCACCTGTACGACTTAAATTCAGTATGGCACCCGACAGAACCTGCAAAGCTTATTACGCCGCACCAAACCAGGATTGGAAAGAAATATCTGCCGGAAAAAGTATCCCTGTAGATTTTTTACCGCAATGGGACCGGCCTCAACGTATAGGCCTGTTTTTTAAAGGCGAGCCAACTGAAAGTGCCCAATTCAGCACATTTGATATTGTCAATAAATAA
- a CDS encoding tetratricopeptide repeat protein encodes MKEKLFAIVPLLLISTVVFFSCKEKNTEPSKDQINEIGLKRGELVLCGSPDKHFGSVEFEISNKGKIKDDFNLAVALLHSFEYDEAEKAFAKIIDKSPDCAMAYWGVAMCNYHPLWTPPTKAELKKGAKAAEIARSIKPKSTREAEYIDAISSFYQNRDKSDHHTRSINFENGMAKVYRDFPEDKEAAVFYALALDAAADPADKTFKKQKKAGAILYSLYPNEPNHPGIAHYIIHTYDYPGLAQQALPMARRYANIAPSSAHALHMPSHIFTRLGLWDEAITSNLASVSSAQCYAPAAGIKGHWDEELHGLDYLVYAYLQKGDNKDAKKQCDYLQTITEVHPVNFKVAYAFAAIPSRYLFENKLWDKAAKLTVSPLNFPWKNFPWQAAIVHFTRLMGAVHIGSMDTAKAELAKLNVIHDTLTMQKDLYKANQVQIQIKAAEAWMQFKAGKNEDALNLMNQAADMEDKTEKHPVTPCEVIPARELLGDMLLEMNKPDKALIAYQADLKTHPNRFNGTYGVIMAAKKSGENITAESYQRQLLTFANPNKPASTH; translated from the coding sequence ATGAAAGAAAAATTGTTTGCCATTGTCCCGCTTCTGCTTATTTCAACGGTTGTATTTTTCTCCTGCAAGGAAAAAAATACAGAACCATCAAAAGATCAGATCAATGAAATAGGACTTAAAAGAGGAGAGCTTGTTTTATGCGGATCGCCCGATAAACATTTTGGATCAGTTGAATTTGAAATATCTAATAAAGGAAAAATCAAAGACGATTTTAACCTTGCCGTGGCCCTACTGCACTCCTTTGAATACGACGAAGCAGAAAAGGCCTTCGCGAAAATAATTGATAAATCGCCGGATTGCGCAATGGCTTATTGGGGCGTGGCTATGTGCAATTATCATCCGCTTTGGACGCCGCCTACCAAAGCAGAGCTTAAAAAGGGCGCTAAAGCTGCCGAAATAGCCCGTTCCATTAAACCCAAATCGACCAGGGAAGCCGAATATATAGATGCGATCTCGTCCTTTTATCAAAACAGGGATAAATCAGATCATCATACCCGGAGCATCAATTTTGAAAACGGCATGGCCAAAGTATACAGGGATTTTCCTGAGGATAAAGAAGCAGCCGTATTTTATGCCCTTGCACTCGATGCCGCCGCCGATCCTGCCGATAAGACGTTCAAAAAGCAAAAAAAAGCAGGCGCCATTTTATATTCCCTTTACCCTAATGAGCCCAATCATCCCGGAATAGCACATTACATAATCCATACCTATGATTACCCTGGGTTAGCTCAACAGGCCTTGCCAATGGCCAGAAGATACGCCAATATAGCACCATCCTCGGCTCATGCACTTCATATGCCATCGCATATTTTTACACGTTTAGGTCTGTGGGATGAGGCCATAACTTCAAACCTCGCTTCTGTTTCGTCGGCGCAATGTTATGCACCTGCAGCCGGTATCAAGGGGCATTGGGACGAAGAGCTTCATGGGCTTGATTATCTGGTTTATGCATACCTGCAAAAAGGAGATAACAAGGATGCAAAAAAGCAATGCGACTATCTGCAAACCATTACAGAAGTGCATCCTGTAAATTTTAAAGTTGCTTATGCTTTTGCTGCCATTCCTTCACGTTACCTGTTCGAAAATAAATTATGGGATAAAGCCGCAAAGCTGACTGTATCACCTTTAAATTTTCCATGGAAAAACTTCCCGTGGCAAGCCGCCATTGTTCATTTCACACGATTAATGGGTGCTGTACACATCGGCAGTATGGACACCGCTAAAGCGGAATTGGCAAAACTAAACGTTATCCATGATACACTGACCATGCAAAAAGATTTGTACAAGGCAAACCAGGTACAAATACAGATTAAAGCAGCTGAAGCCTGGATGCAATTTAAAGCGGGAAAAAATGAAGACGCTCTCAATTTGATGAACCAGGCCGCCGACATGGAAGATAAAACAGAAAAGCACCCGGTTACACCCTGTGAAGTAATCCCGGCGCGAGAGCTTTTGGGCGATATGTTATTAGAGATGAATAAACCGGATAAAGCTTTGATAGCTTATCAGGCCGATCTGAAAACGCACCCTAATCGTTTTAACGGAACTTATGGGGTAATTATGGCAGCAAAAAAATCAGGAGAAAACATAACGGCCGAATCTTATCAGCGACAACTGTTAACGTTTGCTAACCCGAACAAGCCGGCATCAACTCATTAG
- a CDS encoding acyltransferase family protein — protein MNSVKERLQSLDVFRGLTIAAMIIVNTPGDHDHAFALLKHSEWNGCTPTDLVFPCFIFMMGISIVFALQSKKDYPEKHSDIILKALKRMVLLILIGWGIQLVYNFSFSTLRFPGVLPRLGVVYFLSTVIYLYIPQKRWKYVFGGILIGYYIVVCLIPLQGSYAVTPTHNIAAVIDRFFLSEKHLAKFAYTDPCGIVGTLPAVCSAMVSLYAGAILKELKLSAKNKFGSLAVMGCLFTIAGLLFSLLFPLNKPLWSSSYVLYAGGICMVAFALCYLLIDIKKIKMPYWIFTVFGINAIASYVLSEVLPEPFGLIHITTAQGRISGMHIINDLVFKNIVGPQWASFITAIIFTLIVWLPMLIFYKKKIIVKI, from the coding sequence ATGAACTCAGTAAAAGAGCGCCTCCAATCATTAGATGTTTTCCGTGGCCTTACTATTGCTGCCATGATCATTGTTAATACCCCCGGCGATCACGACCACGCTTTCGCCCTATTAAAGCATTCGGAATGGAACGGCTGTACCCCTACCGACCTGGTATTTCCCTGCTTTATTTTTATGATGGGTATTTCTATTGTTTTCGCTTTGCAGTCAAAAAAAGATTATCCTGAAAAACACAGCGATATTATTCTCAAAGCGCTAAAAAGGATGGTTTTGTTAATTCTAATCGGTTGGGGAATTCAGTTGGTGTATAATTTCAGCTTTAGCACATTGCGTTTCCCGGGCGTACTGCCCCGGTTAGGCGTTGTGTATTTTCTGTCGACAGTGATCTACCTATATATCCCTCAAAAAAGATGGAAATACGTTTTCGGAGGAATTTTAATCGGATATTATATTGTTGTCTGCCTTATCCCCTTGCAGGGTTCCTATGCTGTAACACCTACGCATAATATCGCTGCTGTTATAGACAGGTTTTTCCTTTCAGAAAAGCACCTCGCCAAATTTGCGTACACAGATCCCTGTGGCATAGTAGGCACTTTGCCGGCAGTTTGCTCGGCTATGGTAAGTTTATATGCGGGTGCGATATTAAAAGAGCTGAAACTATCTGCAAAAAATAAATTCGGTAGCCTTGCCGTCATGGGCTGCTTATTCACCATAGCCGGGTTGCTTTTCAGTCTGCTCTTTCCGTTAAACAAACCGCTTTGGTCAAGCTCATATGTTTTATATGCCGGCGGGATCTGTATGGTAGCTTTCGCGCTTTGCTACCTGCTTATCGATATTAAAAAAATCAAAATGCCTTATTGGATCTTCACCGTGTTTGGTATTAATGCTATTGCCTCCTATGTGCTATCTGAAGTATTGCCTGAACCTTTTGGATTAATTCATATCACAACAGCTCAGGGTAGAATTTCAGGGATGCATATTATTAACGATCTTGTTTTTAAGAACATAGTTGGCCCGCAGTGGGCATCTTTTATTACCGCTATTATATTTACACTGATAGTTTGGCTACCTATGTTAATATTTTATAAGAAGAAGATAATCGTGAAAATTTAG
- a CDS encoding substrate-binding domain-containing protein, with protein MKESNSNSTGVKEIARLANVSIGTVDRVIHNRKGVSDETRKKVNAIIEELNFRPNKMASLLARRDQVNIGVLIPKTSSETNYWSYPLVGITQAVDELKQFGVSVTHFFYDLDSKNSFTTASEQILAADLQGVLLAPSFIEESLMLTKKLTEANIPFVFINSDLPRQESLSYIGPDLFQSGRLAAQIISMMAREADDIFIVNISTELELDHHLLRKEQGFRKYFEEHNIANTILTLNINHTDNQSVKKQLSKALASAPNARVLFVTNSRVNVVARVLADHPQKLILIGYDFIEENIRCLENESISFIISQRPKEQGYQGIMALYKHLFGLGDAERTNYMPIDIITKENFHYYKN; from the coding sequence ATGAAAGAAAGTAACTCAAACTCAACGGGTGTTAAGGAAATTGCCCGGCTCGCTAATGTTTCTATCGGTACGGTTGACAGGGTGATCCATAACCGCAAGGGTGTATCAGACGAAACCCGTAAAAAGGTTAATGCCATTATTGAAGAACTGAATTTCAGGCCCAATAAAATGGCCAGCCTTTTGGCCCGTCGCGACCAGGTGAATATTGGTGTACTTATCCCGAAAACATCCAGCGAAACCAATTACTGGTCGTACCCGCTGGTGGGTATCACACAAGCTGTGGACGAGTTAAAGCAGTTTGGAGTAAGCGTCACGCACTTCTTTTATGATTTAGATTCAAAAAATAGCTTTACCACTGCGAGCGAGCAGATACTGGCTGCTGATTTACAAGGGGTGTTACTTGCACCGTCGTTTATTGAAGAGTCACTTATGCTTACCAAGAAGCTAACGGAGGCCAATATCCCATTTGTTTTTATCAACTCTGATCTGCCCCGGCAGGAGAGCTTAAGTTATATCGGGCCAGACCTGTTTCAAAGCGGTAGGCTTGCGGCGCAGATTATCAGCATGATGGCCCGCGAAGCCGACGATATATTTATAGTCAATATCTCTACCGAATTGGAACTCGATCACCATTTACTAAGAAAGGAACAAGGCTTCCGGAAGTATTTTGAGGAACATAATATTGCCAATACGATACTTACGCTTAATATCAACCATACCGATAATCAATCGGTTAAAAAACAGCTTAGTAAAGCGCTGGCTTCGGCCCCAAATGCGCGGGTATTGTTTGTCACCAACTCAAGGGTAAACGTGGTGGCGCGTGTGCTGGCAGATCACCCGCAAAAACTAATCCTAATTGGCTATGATTTTATTGAAGAAAATATCCGTTGCCTCGAAAATGAATCTATCTCATTTATTATCAGTCAGCGCCCTAAAGAGCAAGGTTACCAGGGTATCATGGCGCTCTACAAACATCTTTTTGGCTTAGGTGATGCAGAACGTACTAACTACATGCCGATAGATATCATCACCAAAGAAAACTTCCATTATTATAAAAATTAA
- a CDS encoding RagB/SusD family nutrient uptake outer membrane protein has product MKTYIKLLTVLLAIGAMLNSCKKDFLKETVYSKFTPAALKDSLAFEAGIVGLQYTYNLWNNQNENQNGNQGFLCVWQMGTDVAYNKAIDDLDPMAIPYTNYEKLTSRDVSIDFVWRWCYLLINNANNVVTNIDQPELTLSTGFKNRIKGQALFYRGLAYNYLATLFGGVPIITTPLTAPKTDFVRAPLDDVNKLIVQDLTFAKQNAPTVDQLAVASTPHTAMASQLLAEVYLRMGKNPDAETECNSVINSGFFSLIRNRYGVHANQPGDAFADMFIFGNQRRNQGNTEAIWVQETENPASVPNGAGPDIDSKFPGYHFTGSQHRRAWGSRYYNTPGMIIGDSLGGRGISRMALTYFVLNLYDKNDMRNSQYNLRRKYYYNDPSSSLYGKLVTGPGIDTNRNIVPKTNKWDQFDPNDEFGSSMIKDMIIMRLGETYLLKAEAQFKQGNTAGAATSINVLRDRAHAPLVNSGQITMDFILDERVRELIAEENRRMTLMRTKTLVDRVKNRGQKITSISDKYLLLPIPQSEIDLNKDAQLTQNPGY; this is encoded by the coding sequence ATGAAAACATATATCAAACTGCTAACGGTGCTGCTCGCCATAGGTGCGATGCTCAACTCCTGTAAAAAGGACTTTTTGAAGGAGACCGTTTACTCCAAATTTACCCCTGCGGCGCTCAAAGATTCACTTGCCTTTGAAGCGGGTATAGTAGGTTTACAATACACTTACAACCTCTGGAACAATCAAAACGAAAACCAGAATGGTAACCAGGGCTTTCTGTGCGTATGGCAAATGGGCACCGATGTGGCCTATAACAAAGCCATCGATGATCTGGACCCTATGGCCATACCCTACACAAACTATGAAAAACTTACCTCAAGGGATGTATCGATAGATTTTGTTTGGAGATGGTGCTACCTGCTCATTAACAACGCCAATAATGTGGTAACCAATATTGATCAACCAGAGTTAACCCTATCAACCGGCTTTAAAAATCGTATTAAGGGACAGGCCTTATTTTACAGAGGATTAGCCTATAATTACCTGGCTACCTTATTTGGCGGCGTGCCTATTATTACCACGCCGCTTACCGCGCCTAAAACTGATTTTGTACGCGCACCGCTTGATGATGTAAACAAGCTCATTGTACAGGACCTTACTTTTGCTAAACAAAACGCGCCAACGGTTGATCAATTAGCAGTAGCCTCAACACCACACACCGCTATGGCTTCTCAATTATTGGCAGAGGTTTACCTGAGGATGGGCAAAAACCCTGACGCTGAAACCGAGTGTAACTCCGTGATTAACAGCGGCTTTTTTAGCTTGATCAGGAACCGTTACGGCGTACATGCCAACCAACCCGGCGACGCCTTCGCCGATATGTTCATTTTTGGTAACCAGCGTCGTAACCAGGGCAATACCGAAGCCATCTGGGTGCAGGAAACAGAAAACCCGGCATCGGTACCTAACGGTGCAGGCCCGGATATTGACAGCAAGTTTCCGGGATATCACTTTACCGGTTCACAACACCGCAGGGCCTGGGGTAGCCGCTACTACAACACGCCGGGTATGATCATAGGCGATAGCTTGGGCGGCCGTGGTATCAGTCGGATGGCTTTAACATACTTTGTGCTTAACCTGTATGATAAGAATGACATGCGCAACTCGCAATACAACCTGCGTCGCAAATATTATTATAATGATCCGTCAAGCTCCCTTTACGGCAAATTGGTTACGGGGCCGGGTATTGACACCAACCGTAACATTGTACCCAAAACAAACAAGTGGGACCAGTTTGACCCTAACGATGAGTTTGGCAGCAGCATGATCAAGGATATGATCATCATGCGCCTGGGTGAAACCTATTTACTTAAAGCCGAAGCGCAATTTAAACAGGGCAACACAGCCGGTGCCGCCACAAGTATAAACGTACTGCGCGACAGGGCTCATGCCCCTTTAGTTAATTCAGGACAAATTACAATGGATTTTATATTGGATGAGCGCGTACGCGAATTGATTGCCGAAGAGAATCGCCGCATGACCCTGATGCGCACCAAAACACTGGTTGACAGGGTTAAAAACCGCGGGCAAAAGATCACCAGCATATCTGATAAGTATTTGTTGTTACCGATACCTCAATCAGAGATTGACCTGAATAAGGATGCTCAGTTAACACAAAACCCCGGCTATTAA